The genome window AGAGCGCAAAAGAAATCGAAAACAATTTGGACGATCCCGAAAAAAGGGCCAAGGCGTATTTTGCAAAAGGGAATTATGCGAAGGCTCTCGAAGAAATCGAAAGAGCGAAGATCAACAACCCGGAAATAAATTATATCAAAGGTTATTCTCTGGAAAAAACGGGACATCAATCCGAAGCGATCCGGGAATACGCCGCCCTCGCCTTTTCGGACAAAAACAAAGACATCGCAATCAAGGCTAACCGAAGATTGTTGATGCTCGGATATTATTACAACGCCGGTTCGGAGATAGCGTCTCTTTCCGATAAGAACGCTGAACGTTTGGGAGACGCTTCCGAAGCGAAGGAAATCAAAACCTCTTCCGAAAAATTGAAACAACCGAGCCGCCTTTTAGACAACGGGGATTTCGAATCGAAAAACGAAATCTTGGAACGGGATCTTTCCAAACAGAATCAAGCGATGCTGGAAGAAGTGATTCAGAAATCGAATCAGTTTCTGAAAAAAGCGGAAGCGCCTCCGCCTCCGAAAGCGATGATCAAGATCGTCGTATCCGATTCGGATCCCGTTTATGCGAACCAGGTCGTGATCGAAGGGGACAAGGCGAGACTTTTCTCATCCCACTTTCCGATCACCCTTCCCACGTTTTCCATCGAATCGATCTCGATGGATAAGAACGCGACGAAGAATTCCAAACTGATCATGACCAAGGACTCAAACAAGCAATCTTTTTTAAAAGCTTCCGTAGACGACGATTCGATTACTCTTATGGACAAGGTTTCCAAGAAGAAAGTTCAAATCAATTCTGCGATTAAGATAGAGGTTATTCAGTGAGCAGAATTCTTTTTCTACTTTCCATTACGATTCTACCGTTGTTATCCTTCGAGATTTCGGCGCATCGAATCATTTTAAAATCCGGGGAAGAGATTTCGGGTAACGTTACCGATAACGATCCGGCTCTTGAAGAGATTACGATCCAAACCGGAGACGGTGAACGAAAGATCAAAAAGAGTGAAATTTCCGAAATGCGTTTCGAAGAGGCCGGAAACATCCTTTGTTTGGAATTGGACGAAGATCCGAAGCGGACCTGCACGCATAAGCTTACTCGAATCAACGCACAAACCTTGTTTTACGTCACGGAAGAAGGGGAATATCTCCGAGTCGCGATCGAACGGGTAAAATACGCCAAGATCACCGAGCCTTCCCCGAGAATTCTCCAGCAGCTTTCCAAAACGAATTTGAAGTTCACCGTTTCCTCCGAAACGGAAGACGATATCCTTTCCAAGATTTCGATCCTAAACGACGAATCGATTATGTTGACGCGCGGAGAAACCGAAGCTCCCACTATTTTAGAAAATAAGAATATTTCAAAGATCGTATATAAACTGGAGGATCTAACTCCGAAAAATCCGGAAACGGGTCTGGTTCTCTGGGATTATCTGATTCCGGGTTATTACCTCGCAAGAAAGGAGCACACAAAGTCCGGTTACGCTCTCATGGGAGTCACCGGATTGTTCGCCTTGGGCGCCGCTTACGAATACTATTCGGGAATCAACGTAAAGGAGAAACAGCCGATGTTTCTTCCGCAGGACAACGGAACCTTTCTTTTGTTCGATCAGGACAATTCCGAGTATTCGAGACACAAACAACTCAATCATCTTTTTCTAATATCCTTGTCGTTGAGCTATATTTTCAACACGGCTTTGATTTCTTTCCCTGCGGTTTTTTCGATCGCCGCGACCGAAAGAAATATTCCTTACGCATCGGCGGTGAGGGAACGAAACATCGAATTTAAAATGACGTATAACTTTTAGGGAGAATTAACTTATGCAAAACACAGGCGGCGGACTGGCATCCAAAGACGAACTTTTAGTTCAGGAAATCACGGACTCTCACGTTCAGGGAGTTCTCAAAAAGAACATGGCGATCTTGAAGACGACGGGAGAAATCAGTTTATTCTCCGCTAAAAAATTCAAGGAAGCGATGAACGACAGAATCGAAAACGGAGTAAACATCTTCCTCGTAGATCTTTCCTCCACTACTCATATCGATTCTTCCGGATTGGCCGCTTTTATCAGCACGCAAGCGAGACTTTTTAAGGAATCTCAGGGAAAGATCGTGATCTTCTCCGTTCCGATGCACCTTCAAAAGATTTTCGAGCTTACAAAACTCGACAAACTCATCGGGATCACCATCGATCTGGATGCGGCGATCGACCGTGCAATGGCTTCCTAACCGGGCCGCGGAACGATTCGCGGCCGTTTGAGATCGGTAAACCGGCTCTCAAAATGAGTTGCAACGGGTTGAATGCTTCCTAAGCTTTCCTGCGATGGCAGGAAAGCTGTTTCTGATCGGGTCCAACGTTCTTTTAAGCGGAGTCCCGGTCTCCAACGAACTTCACGAACACTATAGCGCCTCTTTTCTTTTGAGCAAAGGAAAACCGTTCCGTTTCAGAACCGGCGTCACGGATTGGATGGAATCGAAAGCCGTCCTCGTCCGTCCGAACGTCGAACAGCAGTTAGAAGCTCCGAACAAAGACATCTTCATTCTCCATTTCGATCCGGACAGCGTTCGAATTCAGGGAACGATCTTCGACTTCCGATCCGATTTTCTCGAACTGAAACCGGAAGTATATTCACAAATTCTAAAATTCTTAACCTTTCCCGCTAACGAAGAGGAAGCGGTTCTACTTTGGAAGAGAACCCTCGACGTGCTTAGAAAAGAGGGAACCGATCGCAAAGAAAGGGATCCTCGGATCAAGCAGGCCTTAAAAAAAATTTCCGAATCCATTCCCGAAAATCTTCCGCTCGAAGAATTGACCCAATCCACCGGTTTGTCCGAAAGCAGACTGATGCATTTGTTTAAAGAAGAGGTCGGAATTCCGATCCGAAAATACGTTCAATGGCTGCGAATCAAAACCTGCGTGCTTTCCCTGGCAAAAGGAAATTCGCTGACCGTCGCATCCCACGAGGCGGGCTTTGCGGACCAGGCCCACATGAGCCGGACCTTCCGGGAAATGTTCGGTTTAAAACCCTCGCTTTTTTTGAAAAATAGCAGTTCCGTTCAAGTAATCTTCTGCAAAATCGGGGATGATGTGCAACTCTAAACGGAGCCGAAAATCGAAACACGGCTTCAATCTTTGATGAAGGGAGTTGATATGAAAACGATCGAACAGTGGTTGACCGAATACGCGGAGAGTCACCAAAATATCATTAACAAAAGAATTCACTGGATCGCCGTGCCGACCATCATGTTTACGTTGCTCGGAATGCTTTGGTCCATTCCTTCCGGTTCCATTCAGAGCCTTCTTCCCGAATCCCTAGGTCAGAGCAGATTGTTTTTGAACTGGGCTACGATCTTCGTTTTAGTGACCGGAATTTTCTATCTCAGACTTTCCATCCCCATGTTTCTCGGAATGATGACGATGGTCGCAGTAATGCTCGCGGGCGTTTATTTCATTTCTCTTTCCGGGATTTCCACTTTGATCAGCATATCCGTCGGAGTGTTCGTCGTTGCGTGGATCTTTCAATTCATCGGTCATAAGATCGAAGGGAAGAAGCCTTCTTTTTTCAAAGACCTTCAGTTTCTTTTGATCGGGCCCGCTTGGTGCCTGAGTTATTTCTATAAGAAGGTAGGAATCTCCTACTAAGAAAAATTTAGGGCGCTCCTGCGCCGATACGACGATTTACGAATCACGAACTAAGAAGGCGCAGGCCAGGCTCGCTACGCGCTTCGGCTACCGCCTTCGGTTGCATCGCGATTCGTAAAGGCGAGATGACCAAAAGCAAAGTTTGACAGGTTTTGCCGAATAACGGCGATGCAACTGCTACGCACGCTCCGCATCCTTAGCGCGTTTACAAAACGGTTGACTCGATCCTTAAAAACGACGAAACTCGCCTTCCACGGAGAATTAAAATTGAAAACGACCCAAACTACGTTCACATCCAAAAATTTTTCCAGAAAGGAATTCCTCCGTTCTTCCGCGAAGTTTTTCATTTTGAGCGGAACGGGTGCGGCGGTCCTTTCTTCCGCAAACGGATGCGGCTCCGGTCCGAAAGGGATCGTCGACAAGGGATTGACTTTTTCTTCCCTATCGCAAGTGTTAAGCGAACTGGAAACATTCAAAAAATCGAATTCGATTCAAGGATACGGAACCTGGGACGCGGGAAAAGTTTTTCTTCACTGCGCTCAATCGATCGAATATTCGATCCAAGGTTATCCCGAAAATAAAAGCGCTCTATTTCAAAACACGATCGGAAAACTCGTATTCTTAAAGTTCGCTTCTTCGCAAAAGATGTCGCACGACTTGGAGGCTCCGATTCCGGGCGCCGCTCCGATCCATTCCGATACGGATTGGAAGGCAAGCCTCGGGGTTTTACAAGAAACGATTTTGAAGTTCCAAGCATACGGCGGGGAACTCAAACCCCATTTCGCATACGGAAGTTTATCCAAGGAAGAATACGATCTGGCGCATGCGATGCATATCGCGAACCATTTCAGTTTTTTGACTTTCAATTCTTAAGTTAAGAGGCGTTAAAAAAAATAGACTTCGGAATTCCGGGGAACTCCGAAGTCCGAGAGCAAGTGTTTCGGATGGATTCGTTAGTGAAAAAAATGAATGATTACAAAGCGGAAAGACTCGCTTCCGCCAATTCGTAGCCGCCCATTTGATCCGGATGAAAATTCGGCCGGAAGTATTTCAAACATCCTTGGAACAAAGGAGGCACCGAAGCTCCGAGATGTTTGCGGGCATAAAAACGATCCGCTCGAAACTTCTTCCAGGAAACTTCCTTATCCGCGATCAAGAACCAATACTGAAACAGAATCGCATACGACCAAAGCAGAACGGTCGCGGTCGCAAAACCGAAAATTCTCAAGAAATAATTCGGAGCGACTTCCTGAAGAACGTCGTAAACGACCGATTTGTGTTCTATCTCTTCACAAGCGTGCCAAACGAGAAGTTTTCTCATATCGCCGTGAGCGTCGCGGGCCAGATCGTATTTTAACGATATTTCGCCTAACGTGGCCGTATAGTGTTCGAGAGCGGCGGTGATCGAAAGATCGATCTTAGGTCCGAATAAAAATCTTAAAAACGGAAAGATTCCTTTATACAGGGTCGTGTAATAGAACTTGGCGATCTTATCGAGCGGAAGACCGTATCTGCGGATTGCGAACCAAACCCGTTCGTGTTCTTTTCCGTGCTGCACTTCTTGACCGATAAAAGACTTCACGCGATTCTTTAAAGGTTCGCTGAGTCGGTCTTGAAACGGTTTCACGCTTCGGATAAAATAGCGTTCCCCTTCCGGAAAGATCACGTGAAAACTGTTCAACGCGTGCGTAATGATCGCGTTATCGTTGAAATAATGTCTGGGAAGATTTTCCAAACCTTCAAAGTCCATTTTGCGGACCGAAGGTGATTGCCCATCAATCGTTTTTGCGAACGGCTTTTTCATTTTCCAAACCTCTTCTTCTTTTACCGGAACTCTTTTTCTTTTCGATTTCGGCGAGTAGGATACCCGATCCTTCGTTTTCGTTCTTTCCGAATCCCGAAACACCTGATGGATTTTGAAATCGGCTAGGATTTTCTCGGAGAAAGTTTCGGAAAAGACGCGGACTTCGTTCGAAATTCTCGGATCCGAACGCGTTCTTCCTTGATTCTTCCCCGGAAGGAGAAAAGGAATCTTCTTTACGAATAAAGCGCGACGCAGATTCTGGAATACAAGGCAAAGGGGGATTAGCTCAGCTGGTTAGAGCGCTACCTTGACATGGTAGAGGTCACTGGTTCGATCCCAGTATCTCCCACCACTTATCGAGCGCCTTGTAGGAAGCGAGATCTGAGTTTCGCGATTGTATTGAGTCTTCCTCGAGCGCTCCGTTCATCGTTAATTTTCGAACATACGCGTAAGGCGATCGACGAACCGAATCGGAAACGTCCATAGTTCGTCGAAATACACGCCTGTTCAACAAGGAGTCGAACTCGAAAGTTTCGTCCATGTTCGTTCCTTCCAAAAGTATCATCACAAAAACCATTCTGATTCTTTCGATCGTCAGTCTGTTGACGGACGTCGCGTCCGAGATGTTGTATCCGATTCTTCCCATTTATTTGAAGGAAATCGGCTTTTCGATTTTTCTGATCGGACTCTTGGAAGGAGTCGCGGAAGCGACCGCCGGATTCAGCAAAGGTTCTTTCGGAAGAATGTCCGATCTAAGCGGAAAACGGCTTCCGTTCGTTCGATGGGGTTACCTACTCAGCGCGCTTTCCAAACCGATGATGACTTTTTTGGCGTCTCCGTTTTGGGTTTTTTTCGTGAGAACCACGGATCGACTGGGCAAGGGAATCCGAACTTCCGCCAGAGACGCCCTTCTTTCCGACGAAACTACGATCGAAAACAAAGGAAGGGTTTTCGGTTTTCATCGATCGATGGATACGTTCGGAGCGGTACTCGGACCGCTTTCGGCTCTCGTGTTTTTATACTTTTATCCCGGAAGATACAAAGAATTATTTCTGCTAGCGTTTATTCCCGGACTTCTCGCGATCCTATTTACCTTTTGGATCCGAGAAAAGAATACGATACCGCTCGTTCCCAAAGAGGAGGAGAAATATTCGATTCTTCTTTTTTTCAAATATTGGAAGAGCGCTTCTCCTTCGTATAAAAATCTAACGCGGGGAATTCTGTTTTTCACGTTGTTCAACGGTTCGGATGTGTTTCTTCTTTTGCGTTTGAAAGAGTCGGGCATGAGCGATTCTTCTTCCATCGGAGCCTATATATTTTACAACATCGTGTACGCGGTCGCCGCTTATCCGTTGGGAGTGATCGCGGATAAGGTGGGATTGAAGAAGATGTTTCTCTTCGGTTTATTATGTTTCGCGCTCGTTTATTGGAGTATGGGATTCGGAGAATCCTCTTGGATCCTTTGGATCGCGTTTGCCGGGTACGGGGTTTACGCTGCTTCCACGGAAGGAATTTCAAAGGCATGGATCAGCAATCTGGTTCCCAAAACGGAAACCGCAACGGCATTAGGAACCTTTAATGCGTTTCAAAGTCTTTGTATGATTCTCGCGAGTTCGATCACGGGTTATCTGTGGGTCCAATGGAACTCGACCGCGGCGTTGACGGTTTCGGGAACGGCCGCTCTGATTGCGGGCGCGTACCTATATTTTTCGGAAGAATCCGTACAACAAAAAAGCCCCTGAACTTCAGGAGCTTTCAATACCGGTTTGGTCTTTCTTTTTGATTTAGGAGATTCTAAGAATTCGATTCTTATTCCGCAAAGATCACCGAAATAGTCGGAAGTTTAAAACCGAGAACGGTCGACAAATCCTTCCGAATTTGATCGCGCACGTTTTGTTTGTCCTCGATCAACAGCGCTTGACGAAGATAAAATTCCGCCGCTTTTAGATCCACTTCTCCGAGAGCCATGGAAACTCTGTAACGAACGGAAGGATTCTCGCTTTTAAGCATATCGCAAAGAGAATAAAAACTTTTATCCGCGACTTTCATGATGTTAACGATCGAGTTGAGGATCGCCGCTTTCGTAAAATCGTTCTTTTCCTTTTCCAAAGTGGAAACGAGAAAGTTCACCGTTTCCTTGCGGTTCATGTATTTTAAACCGTCCGCCGCGGAAGCGCGGATGTAATAGTTCGGGTGACTGAGAGCGTTTACGAGAACGTCTTCGGATTCTTTCGCATAAGGAAAACTTCCGATCGTTCTTAGAATTTCGCCGACCGCGATCACCATCGTATAATCGTCCTTAGACGTAAAATACGGTTCGTCCTTTTCTAGGATGGTGGGTTCGAGTTTCTTATATTCTTCGATGGTCGGTTTGATCGCGATTTCCTGATCCATTACGGCGAGCGCTTGAGCGACCGTAAACTTGAGATAGGGATGATTTTCAAGGGACTTGGGAACTTTCGGATTTCCGCGGAGCGCGTTCAAAAGAGGACGAACGGCGAGTTTGTTATTCACGAACTTGAGATAATCCGCGGCTTCGACCCTTTCCTCGTAGGAACCGGTATCGAGCTTTTTGATCTGCTCGAAATACGCTCTATCGGCGTATTCTACCGCCTTATCGGAAGAGAATAAAGGCAAAACGAAGATAGAAGACAAAATGATAGAGATCGAAATATTCTTAAACATGGAATTCCCTCTCTTGTAATATCGGCTTTTGAAATCTTCGGCTTAAAGTTTCAGGCTTCCTTTTCTTTTACGCTTTCCGCAATTTTGCGGATTTTTTCGGAAAGGTCTTCCAATGGTAAATCGGTTTCGGCGGATTCTTCCAGCTCTTTTCCGATTTTTTTGAGGTCTTCTTGGATGCGAAGTTTGTTTTCGGAGGCGCGGCTGGCCATGTGAGTCAACAGGTCGTCGCGGTATTCAGTCGCCATTTCCAACTTGAGTTCGCCCAAGGAGATCATGGATTGAAGAATCTTTTCCAAACGATCGCGAGTCAGATAACTCGCGCCGATTCCGCCTAAGACCAACCTTCCGAACAGGGAACTTATGTCCTTACCCGTTTCACGGATCAAAGCCGAAAGCATGAAGTTGGAGAATTCTTCGTTTCTTTGACCGAGAGAAACCTTGAGAAAGGTTTGCCCGAGAATTTTCGGAGTGATATCGGAACCGGACATATTATCGATCACGCGGATTTCTTCTCCGTTGATGATCATCTCCGCGACGTCTTCGAGAGTAATCGTTTTACTCGTCTCGGGATCGTAGAGTCGTCGATTCGCGTATCGTTTCAGAAGTTTCATTTTAATTGGTTGCGTCTTTTACGCGTCGCACAATTCTAGAATTCGCCGGAAAAGCCTTCGGTCAAGCAAAATACCCATGGCAAGCCTACTGTTCGATTGTCTCTTCTTAACCGGACTTACCAAAAAAGAAGAGAAGCTTCTTTTCTCCCTCTTGGATTGGAAAGAAATTTCAACGCAGGAATGGGCAGGAGCGGGAAGATTTCCGGAGACTGGACCGGGACAAATCGTGGTTCGCAAATCGGTAGAACCCGATTCTTTGCAAACGGCGATGGATTGGTCGAAACAACCTTTGTTGATCGGAAGAATCGAACCGGCCCTACTCAAAAATCTCTTCGAACACGGATTGAATTACTTTCTAGATCTGAACCGATTGCAAATCGTGGACGTTCCTCTCGAAACGCTTCCTCAAAAAAAAGAATTAACTTCGATCGTAATCGGACCCGATCCGCTTTTATACCAACGAATCCGCGCTCATCTCAAGGTATCGGGTTGGGAAACGGTTCCTTGCAGAGAACTAACGTCGCTCAACGATCGATTTAAGGAATACGAACCCGGCCTTTTGTTTGTCGACTGGGAAAGAACGAACGTAAGGGAAACCGTTGATCGATTGAAAAATCTTCCTCAAAGAGCGGTATTTCCACCCGTGATCGGAATCCGGGACGTCAAACGGGAAAATCTGTTTCAGGATCTCTCCGCGGGAATCCGGGATTTTTGCGAGGATCTATATTCAGAAAAAGAAATATTAGAAATATTGAATCATTCTATTTTCGAACCCGAAAGGGAGAATTTCGCAACTTCGCCGTTTCGACGAATGGTTTTCGAGTTCAGAACCGGAAGTCGACCGACTGGAATCCGAATCGAAAAAACCGCACCGATCCGGTTTTCCAATTCGAACCTGGAAAAAATCAAACTCGGAAAAATCCTCGGTTGGATGTCCGAGTTTTTATAAAAAGCCTGTCCCGAAAGAAACTCAGCGACACTGCTCTCTACGGGTCGCAGCGAGAATCAAATCTAAAATTTCGAAAAAAAAGTTCCAGAAGGTAAAAAATGCTCGAAACGCACTACATATCCTCCCCCGAAATAGAATCGATCGGGTACGACTTCGAAACCGGCGATCTTGTAATCCGTTTTCGAAACGGAAAAGAAAAAAGATACGCGGACGTCCCCAAGGAAACGTACGTGGCTTTGATGCAATCCGGATCGAAAATGAAATTCGTCGAATCGCTCGGCGAGCCGCTTTCGTAAACAGCGATCAAATTTTATTATTGAAGCAATGATTTTCCAAGCAACTATGGATCTACGGAGAATGATCCATGCCCTCTTCAAAAGAAACGAAAACCTCCTCTTTGATCGAAACCGCGTTCGCCTATTACTTTCACCGAACCGATCGTCTCTTACGGCTGCACTTCACCAAGCTGATGACCGACCACAAAGAGGACATCACCGTCGAACAATGGTTATTGCTGAACCAGCTCTCCGTAACCGGAAGCGCGTATCAAACCGATCTTGTGGACAAAACGTTCAAGGATAGACCCAACGTGACTCGGCTTTTGGACGGATTGGAAAAAAAAGATCTCGTTCAAAGGGAAGACGACTCCGAAGACAGAAGAAAATTCAAAGTCGTAATCACGAAAAAAGGAAAGGCTCTTTTGGAAAGAACCGTTCCAAGAATGCTGAAGGAAAGAAAACTCATCTACAAAGGATTGAGCCCATCCGATCTACAAACCTTGAAACGGATCTCGGAAACCATCGAAGCGAACGTGTTAGACGGCAGGATTTGAACTTCAATTCAAATGAGCTTTCAAATCCTGAATCGGAATATGATCCGTAACCTTTTTGGAAAACTTGGCGATCTGCACGCGCAAATCCGGACCGATCAAAAACTCAGCGGGCATACGATCCATCTTCATACCCGGAACTCTTTTCATTTCAAAACCCATTTCTTCCGCTTCCTTAATTTCCTTTTGGGAAGTAAGAATCGTTTTGAAAACTCCGAGCCAAGAAGTGCCCACGCCGTATAAACGATATAACTTTTCGGAAGGATCGGGAATTAAGGAAAACGGAATCGATTTCTTTCCAACGCTTTCCCGAATACTTTCGGGCGTGGATTCGAAAACCGCCAGAACCTGGAGCCCCTTTTTTTCAAGTTCGGGATACGCCTTTAAAAGTTGATGAACCCGTAAATTACAAAGAGCGCATTCCGCATTTCTAAAAAAGGCCAAAAGCGTATATTTTCCTTTCAAATCCGCAAGGCTGATGTTTTTTCCCAAATAATCCCGCACCGCGAAATCTTTGGCCGTGTCTCCCGTTTTCAGTTTCATAAAAATCTCCTTTCTGATTCTGTTTTTAAGTTTAGACTCATTTTGTTGCTTAGGCAACAATTATTTAAGCATCATAATTCGAAAATGAGATTTTTTACTAGGATTTTTCTCGATCATCAAAAGGGGAAAAAACCTTGACTTTCGTTTTTAAAGTCCTATTTTCCTCGGATCATGAAACGAATCACGATCGCAGTTATATCCCTTTCGGTCTTTATTCTTCTCGCGCTTCCCTTTCTTGCGGACGGAGAAAACGGGCTCATCGATGCGGAAGTCCGCGCAAGAAGCGGCGGTTCGTTTGCACAAGGACGAGACGGGTGGATTCATTATCAATTCGAAGGTCCGGAAAATGGCGAGATCGTAGTTTTAGTTCACGGTTTGTCCATGCCGCTTTTTATCTACGGCCCTATATCCGCCATTCTGCAACGGGAAGGATATCGGGTATTAAGAATGGATCTATACGGTAGAGGACTTTCCGATAGACCGGAAACTCCGTATAATAACGATCTCTACGAGAGACAGCTTTCCGATCTATTCGAATCTCTGAATATTCAAAAACCGGTACATTTAATCGGAACGTCTATGGGCGCCTTGGTCGCGATCCATTTTACCCTCAAATATCCTGAAAAAGTGAAAACTCTCGGACTTATCGCCCCCGCCGGATTGCCGATGGAAATTCCATTGGTGGCAAGATTATCCCGTCTTCCCATTTTGGGAGATTATATGATGAAGTCATTCGGAGATAGATCCTTGCTTCAAGGAACCAAGAAAAGTTTTTACGAACCCGATAAGTTTCCGGACTTCGGTTCCCTTTTTCAGGAACAAATGCAATACAAGGGTTTTAAACGCGCGATTCTTTCCAGTTTGAGAAACATGCCGCTCGAATCCTTCGAAGAAGAATACAAACGTTTAGGAACATTCAAAATTCCTAAACTATTAATTTGGGGAAAAGAAGACAAGGTGATTCCGTTTAAAAACAGCGAACTTGCCTTGCAACTTCTTCCCGGAATCGTGTTCGTACCGTTAGACAACGCCGGTCATATACCGCACTATGAAATCCCGGAAAGAGTCGCTCCAAAATTGGTCGAATTCTTGCAACGTTAAACAAACGTCATAGGAATTAGTTCAATCCAACGAAAGAAGATAAGTCGTCTTATACGTCGTAAGAGGTTCGTAGATTTCCATCGAAGCTTTTCCTTTGAGATCGCATCCTTTTTCCTCGCAAGCTCTGAAAATCTTCGGATAAACCTTATAAATTCCTAAAAAGATGGAAAGAAAATTCTTAAGAGGAAATTCAGCGATGAGATATTTTTTCGCGGGAATGGTTCTCGCCTTCAATTCGATGGAAAGTCCGTCCGGAATTTTGGAAATGGGTTCCGCAAAAATCGCCCCGACTTCGCTACGCAGTTTGGCTTTCGGAACTTCATTCGGATTGTCCAAATAGATCCCGAATAATTTAAAGTCCTTGAATCCTTTTTCCGGAAGTTCCTTCTGAAGAACCTCGAACGTTAAACCGACATCGCGATAATCGCCGATCCGCTCGTGCGAAAGAATATAAAACGGGCCCTGTGTTTCTTCCCGAACCTGAACCCGATCGAATGCGCCCATATAAAACAAAAAGCCGACGAGCACCAAGGCCAAAACTAAAATACTCAACGCAAGAATTTTCATAAACACCTCAAAGAATTAAAATTAAGAAGAAGGGAACGATCAAACCGTAATTCAGATACAGCCAGTAGGAGTATCGACTGAAAACGGCTCGTTTCTTTTTTTGGAAGAACAAATCGCGAACCAGAAGAAATCCGGCGACGAACAATAAAAATGGAAGAAAGAACTCCGCTGACTTGTTTCTTTCGTACGGAAAGTTGTGAAAGAATTTCAACCAACCTTCCCCTCCCACAAAAAAACTCGCAAAGATCGAAAGTAAAAACAAATCCCAAGGAATCAGAATTAGGATTCCGAACGCAGTGCCGCGATTGTGCTTCCAAACGAGGGAAAATAGCTTTTGTTCGCCCGCAATTCTTTCCCGAAAACCAGAAATAAGAATATCAAATAAATCGAATATTCTAAAGTTTCCTTCCGTATACGAATCCTCCAGGCCGCTCAGAATCGCATTTTTATACATTTTGGAACAAGAAGAAGGGTAAACGATTTCCACGAAGAGTTGAAAACATCGAAAGATCATCTTAGTTTTCCAGAAGATCCAATTGTTTGGCTCGTTTTAAGGCGGATTCCATCTTTTTCAATTCGTGGATCAAAACCTCTTTTCCGTTCGGCGTGATTTCATAATACAACCGCCTCGGGTCGTCTCCCGGTTCGAGCTTTCGTTTGCAATGTCGAATCCAACCGTAACCGCGAATGGATTCCAAGGTTCGATACAGAGTTCCCGGGCCTAAGCGAAAATTCCCTTCCGAAGAAATCTCGACCGATTTTC of Leptospira sanjuanensis contains these proteins:
- a CDS encoding Mpo1 family 2-hydroxy fatty acid dioxygenase — encoded protein: MKTIEQWLTEYAESHQNIINKRIHWIAVPTIMFTLLGMLWSIPSGSIQSLLPESLGQSRLFLNWATIFVLVTGIFYLRLSIPMFLGMMTMVAVMLAGVYFISLSGISTLISISVGVFVVAWIFQFIGHKIEGKKPSFFKDLQFLLIGPAWCLSYFYKKVGISY
- a CDS encoding MFS transporter; protein product: MFVPSKSIITKTILILSIVSLLTDVASEMLYPILPIYLKEIGFSIFLIGLLEGVAEATAGFSKGSFGRMSDLSGKRLPFVRWGYLLSALSKPMMTFLASPFWVFFVRTTDRLGKGIRTSARDALLSDETTIENKGRVFGFHRSMDTFGAVLGPLSALVFLYFYPGRYKELFLLAFIPGLLAILFTFWIREKNTIPLVPKEEEKYSILLFFKYWKSASPSYKNLTRGILFFTLFNGSDVFLLLRLKESGMSDSSSIGAYIFYNIVYAVAAYPLGVIADKVGLKKMFLFGLLCFALVYWSMGFGESSWILWIAFAGYGVYAASTEGISKAWISNLVPKTETATALGTFNAFQSLCMILASSITGYLWVQWNSTAALTVSGTAALIAGAYLYFSEESVQQKSP
- a CDS encoding STAS domain-containing protein, with amino-acid sequence MQNTGGGLASKDELLVQEITDSHVQGVLKKNMAILKTTGEISLFSAKKFKEAMNDRIENGVNIFLVDLSSTTHIDSSGLAAFISTQARLFKESQGKIVIFSVPMHLQKIFELTKLDKLIGITIDLDAAIDRAMAS
- a CDS encoding LB_137 family protein, giving the protein MSRILFLLSITILPLLSFEISAHRIILKSGEEISGNVTDNDPALEEITIQTGDGERKIKKSEISEMRFEEAGNILCLELDEDPKRTCTHKLTRINAQTLFYVTEEGEYLRVAIERVKYAKITEPSPRILQQLSKTNLKFTVSSETEDDILSKISILNDESIMLTRGETEAPTILENKNISKIVYKLEDLTPKNPETGLVLWDYLIPGYYLARKEHTKSGYALMGVTGLFALGAAYEYYSGINVKEKQPMFLPQDNGTFLLFDQDNSEYSRHKQLNHLFLISLSLSYIFNTALISFPAVFSIAATERNIPYASAVRERNIEFKMTYNF
- a CDS encoding DUF1569 domain-containing protein, with product MQLLRTLRILSAFTKRLTRSLKTTKLAFHGELKLKTTQTTFTSKNFSRKEFLRSSAKFFILSGTGAAVLSSANGCGSGPKGIVDKGLTFSSLSQVLSELETFKKSNSIQGYGTWDAGKVFLHCAQSIEYSIQGYPENKSALFQNTIGKLVFLKFASSQKMSHDLEAPIPGAAPIHSDTDWKASLGVLQETILKFQAYGGELKPHFAYGSLSKEEYDLAHAMHIANHFSFLTFNS
- a CDS encoding metal-dependent hydrolase; this encodes MKKPFAKTIDGQSPSVRKMDFEGLENLPRHYFNDNAIITHALNSFHVIFPEGERYFIRSVKPFQDRLSEPLKNRVKSFIGQEVQHGKEHERVWFAIRRYGLPLDKIAKFYYTTLYKGIFPFLRFLFGPKIDLSITAALEHYTATLGEISLKYDLARDAHGDMRKLLVWHACEEIEHKSVVYDVLQEVAPNYFLRIFGFATATVLLWSYAILFQYWFLIADKEVSWKKFRADRFYARKHLGASVPPLFQGCLKYFRPNFHPDQMGGYELAEASLSAL
- a CDS encoding helix-turn-helix domain-containing protein; the encoded protein is MAGKLFLIGSNVLLSGVPVSNELHEHYSASFLLSKGKPFRFRTGVTDWMESKAVLVRPNVEQQLEAPNKDIFILHFDPDSVRIQGTIFDFRSDFLELKPEVYSQILKFLTFPANEEEAVLLWKRTLDVLRKEGTDRKERDPRIKQALKKISESIPENLPLEELTQSTGLSESRLMHLFKEEVGIPIRKYVQWLRIKTCVLSLAKGNSLTVASHEAGFADQAHMSRTFREMFGLKPSLFLKNSSSVQVIFCKIGDDVQL
- a CDS encoding HEAT repeat domain-containing protein, whose amino-acid sequence is MFKNISISIILSSIFVLPLFSSDKAVEYADRAYFEQIKKLDTGSYEERVEAADYLKFVNNKLAVRPLLNALRGNPKVPKSLENHPYLKFTVAQALAVMDQEIAIKPTIEEYKKLEPTILEKDEPYFTSKDDYTMVIAVGEILRTIGSFPYAKESEDVLVNALSHPNYYIRASAADGLKYMNRKETVNFLVSTLEKEKNDFTKAAILNSIVNIMKVADKSFYSLCDMLKSENPSVRYRVSMALGEVDLKAAEFYLRQALLIEDKQNVRDQIRKDLSTVLGFKLPTISVIFAE